The Chitinophagales bacterium genome includes a window with the following:
- a CDS encoding AI-2E family transporter, whose translation MKLSFQKLFYVFATLFALFATMHYGKVILIPLSFALMLSFILYPMVKKLESLGMNEMFAAFLSMLGVFLSFAGATILLSTQIIELSEEFSQFRDKILSVFADVTLFVNNNVNFVPNVESGDITDEIKNWLNNSAGTLVKETFSGTAGILSGVVSTVVFLFLILIYKKGLVNALVEFYPKEKQEKARHLFRKIQQVGQKYLFGVILIILILGMINSIGLLIIGLDSPFLFGYLAAVLAIVPYVGTLVGAAIPVLYAFISYDSLLMPLAVALLFWAVQVIESNFLSPKIVGGSLKINALASIMSIIIGASVWGVAGMILFLPFTAILKVICEEYTDLKPVALLIGEENYKKDSNSDSLIVKWGSNIKSWFSNKNK comes from the coding sequence ATGAAATTGTCTTTTCAAAAGCTGTTTTATGTATTTGCGACTCTATTTGCACTATTCGCAACCATGCATTATGGCAAGGTCATACTTATACCACTAAGTTTTGCATTGATGTTGTCCTTTATTCTTTACCCTATGGTAAAAAAACTGGAATCATTGGGCATGAATGAAATGTTTGCCGCCTTTCTTTCTATGCTTGGCGTTTTTCTATCCTTTGCGGGAGCCACAATTCTCTTATCTACCCAAATAATCGAACTCTCTGAAGAATTTTCACAGTTTCGCGATAAAATCCTGAGTGTATTTGCCGATGTTACATTATTTGTAAACAACAATGTGAATTTTGTTCCCAATGTTGAATCAGGCGATATTACCGATGAAATTAAAAATTGGCTGAACAACTCTGCGGGTACTTTGGTTAAAGAAACATTTAGCGGCACTGCCGGAATCCTTAGCGGAGTTGTTTCTACAGTTGTATTTTTATTTTTAATATTGATTTACAAAAAGGGATTGGTCAATGCCCTGGTTGAATTTTACCCCAAAGAAAAGCAAGAAAAGGCAAGGCATCTTTTTCGTAAAATACAGCAAGTCGGTCAAAAGTATTTGTTTGGAGTCATTTTAATTATTCTAATCCTTGGCATGATCAATAGTATTGGTTTGTTGATTATTGGATTGGACAGCCCATTTCTATTTGGATATTTGGCCGCTGTTCTAGCAATTGTGCCCTATGTAGGAACACTTGTGGGTGCCGCCATTCCTGTGCTTTACGCATTTATTTCTTACGATTCCCTTTTGATGCCTTTAGCTGTAGCGCTTTTATTTTGGGCAGTTCAAGTTATAGAAAGTAATTTTTTAAGCCCGAAAATCGTGGGGGGAAGTTTGAAAATAAATGCTTTGGCATCTATTATGAGCATTATCATAGGAGCATCCGTTTGGGGCGTGGCAGGTATGATATTGTTTTTGCCTTTTACTGCAATTTTAAAAGTAATATGCGAAGAATACACTGACCTAAAACCAGTTGCACTATTAATTGGAGAAGAAAATTACAAGAAAGATAGCAATAGCGATTCTCTGATTGTCAAATGGGGCAGCAATATCAAATCCTGGTTTTCAAACAAAAATAAGTGA
- a CDS encoding ATP-binding protein has translation MHTDKNHIQRAIFQVFKQKVKPQKVLILLGARRVGKTALIHRFLEEIPKNKYLLLNGEDQKTIDAFEDRSIDNFKRIIGNQEYLVIDEAQKIEDIGVKLKLIVDEIKNIRVIATGSSMFDLSNKLGEPLVGRENTLLLYPLSQMELNNLENYLDTKSKLEERLIFGAYPELEKYESWDEKGDYLESIVNAYLLKDILEYQGIKKADKIMDLLRLIAFQVGKEVSIDELANNLKGISRNTVEIYLDLLSKVFIIYKVNGFSRNLRKEISKSSHWYFYDNGIKNAVLRNFNPLKLRMDKGDLWENYLMSERIKFNSYSKKRVNYYFWRTYDQQELDLVEEEAGALRAFEFKWNKNKTPKAPGAWRKNYPNASFEIIHPDNYLSFIC, from the coding sequence ATGCATACAGATAAAAACCATATCCAAAGGGCAATTTTCCAAGTATTCAAACAAAAAGTAAAACCGCAAAAAGTATTGATTTTACTTGGAGCGAGAAGAGTTGGGAAAACAGCTTTGATACATAGATTTCTAGAAGAAATTCCTAAAAATAAATATCTTTTGCTCAACGGTGAAGACCAGAAAACAATTGATGCATTTGAAGATCGCTCAATAGATAATTTTAAGCGCATTATAGGAAATCAAGAATATTTGGTAATTGATGAAGCACAAAAAATTGAGGATATAGGAGTCAAGCTGAAATTAATCGTAGATGAAATAAAAAACATCCGAGTAATTGCTACAGGTTCTTCCATGTTTGACCTAAGCAACAAACTTGGAGAACCTTTGGTAGGAAGGGAAAACACATTGCTGTTATACCCACTTTCCCAAATGGAGCTCAACAATCTTGAAAATTATCTTGATACAAAATCCAAGCTTGAAGAGAGGCTGATTTTTGGAGCCTATCCCGAACTAGAAAAATATGAAAGCTGGGATGAAAAGGGAGATTATCTGGAAAGTATCGTAAATGCATATTTGCTAAAAGACATACTCGAATATCAGGGTATTAAAAAAGCAGATAAAATAATGGATTTACTAAGGCTAATCGCTTTTCAGGTGGGTAAAGAAGTGAGCATAGATGAGCTTGCCAACAATCTAAAGGGCATCAGTAGAAATACCGTAGAAATTTATCTGGATTTACTTTCGAAGGTATTTATTATTTATAAAGTAAATGGATTTAGCAGAAACCTGAGAAAGGAAATCAGCAAATCATCACACTGGTATTTTTATGACAATGGTATTAAAAATGCAGTTTTGCGCAATTTTAATCCATTAAAATTAAGAATGGATAAAGGTGATCTTTGGGAAAATTACCTAATGAGCGAAAGAATAAAATTCAATTCCTATTCTAAAAAACGGGTCAACTATTATTTTTGGAGAACCTACGATCAACAAGAACTGGATCTTGTAGAAGAAGAAGCTGGAGCATTGAGAGCTTTTGAATTTAAATGGAATAAAAACAAGACCCCAAAAGCCCCAGGAGCATGGAGGAAAAATTATCCAAATGCTTCATTTGAAATTATTCATCCCGATAATTACTTATCCTTTATCTGCTAA
- the hpt gene encoding hypoxanthine phosphoribosyltransferase has translation MPQLKNKFFKPLIAQEQILKRTAEIAMQINTDYKDQNPLIIGVLNGAYRFLGELSNHIDIPCEVSFVRLKSYRGMKSGNKVNELLSLPENINGRKIIVVEDIVDSGKTLQYFLPQLKNAGADSVEICTLLLKPKAFQFDYRIKYTGFEIENDFVVGYGLDYDGAGRCWNDICKLESNPKKV, from the coding sequence TTGCCACAACTCAAAAACAAATTTTTTAAGCCCCTTATAGCGCAAGAGCAAATTCTAAAGCGAACTGCTGAAATTGCTATGCAGATCAATACGGATTATAAAGACCAGAATCCCTTAATTATAGGCGTGCTCAATGGAGCTTATCGTTTTTTAGGCGAGCTGAGCAATCATATTGATATTCCCTGCGAAGTGAGTTTTGTGAGGCTTAAAAGTTACCGGGGAATGAAAAGCGGCAATAAAGTAAATGAGTTGTTGTCATTGCCCGAAAATATAAATGGCAGAAAAATAATCGTAGTTGAAGATATTGTTGACAGCGGAAAAACACTGCAATATTTTTTACCTCAACTTAAAAATGCAGGAGCCGATTCTGTTGAAATATGTACGCTATTGCTCAAACCTAAAGCCTTTCAGTTTGATTATAGGATAAAATACACCGGCTTTGAAATAGAGAATGATTTTGTTGTAGGTTATGGTTTGGACTATGACGGTGCCGGCAGATGCTGGAATGATATCTGCAAACTCGAAAGCAATCCCAAAAAAGTGTAA
- the obgE gene encoding GTPase ObgE encodes MEKGNFVDYVKIHCRSGSGGSGSSHFRREKYIPKGGPDGGDGGRGGHIIVRGNKQMWTLLPLKYRKHIKAGHGVAGGPNRRTGAFGEDIVLEVPLGTQAKDFETGEIHFEITEDGQEAFLLKGGRGGLGNTHFKSSTNQSPHYAQPGEGGQESWKILELKILADVGLVGFPNAGKSSLLSVLSAAKPEIADYPFTTLTPNLGIVAYRDFKSFVMADIPGIIEGASEGKGLGHRFLRHIERNSVLLFMVPADSEDIKKQYTTLLDELEKYNPHLLVKKRLLAISKSDLLDAELMEMLRPELPDVDTVFISSFTRTGLDELKDKLWKLLNEEI; translated from the coding sequence TTGGAAAAAGGAAATTTTGTTGATTATGTAAAAATCCATTGCCGATCGGGCAGCGGAGGTAGCGGTTCGTCCCATTTTCGCAGGGAGAAATACATCCCCAAAGGTGGCCCCGATGGCGGTGATGGCGGAAGGGGTGGGCATATTATTGTGCGCGGAAATAAACAAATGTGGACTTTGCTTCCGCTGAAATACCGCAAGCATATAAAAGCAGGACATGGAGTAGCCGGTGGCCCCAACAGAAGAACAGGTGCGTTTGGTGAGGATATTGTACTTGAGGTGCCGCTTGGCACACAAGCTAAAGACTTTGAAACTGGTGAAATCCATTTTGAAATTACGGAAGATGGGCAAGAAGCGTTTTTGCTAAAAGGCGGAAGAGGCGGTTTGGGCAATACCCATTTTAAATCTTCTACCAATCAATCCCCACACTATGCCCAACCGGGCGAAGGAGGGCAGGAATCCTGGAAAATCCTCGAACTGAAAATTCTGGCGGATGTAGGCCTGGTGGGTTTTCCAAATGCAGGAAAATCCAGTTTGCTTTCTGTCTTGAGTGCGGCTAAACCCGAAATTGCCGATTATCCCTTTACAACACTTACGCCCAATTTGGGGATAGTGGCTTATCGCGATTTCAAGTCTTTTGTAATGGCCGATATTCCCGGAATTATAGAAGGGGCTTCTGAAGGAAAAGGCCTGGGACATCGGTTTTTAAGACATATCGAGCGGAATTCGGTTTTGCTATTTATGGTACCGGCAGATTCTGAAGACATCAAAAAGCAATACACTACTTTGTTGGACGAGCTGGAAAAGTACAACCCGCATCTATTGGTAAAGAAACGCCTGCTGGCCATCAGCAAAAGTGATTTACTGGATGCGGAACTCATGGAAATGCTGCGCCCCGAACTACCCGATGTAGATACTGTTTTTATATCCTCCTTTACGCGCACAGGACTGGACGAATTGAAAGACAAATTGTGGAAGCTACTCAATGAAGAGATTTAA
- a CDS encoding TonB-dependent receptor, producing MKRLQILLITYFLSQVLSAQENKLTGQILNEENQSPVTGAYVVAKDYLLVAYTDENGNFELSTKRVSSDSFTLNISHISFQKKQLIVSKQKTNLTISLSPKTILSEEVIVSSTRANRNISTTAETIEKEDFEERNLGQDIPVLLELSPSVVSTSDAGAGVGYTGLRIRGSDQTRVNVTINGIPYNDPESQGVFWVNLPDFASSVENIQVQRGVGTSTNGAGAFGGSINIQTSELQKEKPYGELAGSYGSFNTWKTTAKLGTGLIKDKFAFEGRFSKIKSDGFVDRASSNLTSGFLSGGYFGEKTIIKANIFTGKEITYQSWWGVPEDSLSTNRQYNYYNYDNQVDNYQQNHYQLHISQELHEKFLLNVALHYTRGKGYFEEYKGPEYNNDDGFNSKQRFSSYGLDNVIIGSDTIERTSLIRRRHYNNRFYGSTFSLIYEPNNKSNITLGGAWNQNDGDHYGEVIWAEFASNGEKGHRYYENAGIKTDFNVYAKGHYRILRGLSAFVDLQYRHVGYATGGINRDLSPISEERIFHFFNPKAGISYAVNERNRFNASFAIANREPVRRDIVDAPANKTPKAEQLRNLELGYEFSLSKWRLSLNYYWMGYKDQLVLTGDVNDVGGSIRTNVDESYRTGIELQSKLKIIDQLEWDFNFTYSANKIRSFEEYVPVDFGYSGFDTIQHKNTDISFSPSIISASQFSYIPVEGLKISLINKYVGRQYLDNSSNIDRSIDPYFLTHVGLNYHWKIGKFIESVDFNLLLNNIFNTEYESNGYTFSSIDGQTTERADYNYYYPQAGINLLGGIRVRF from the coding sequence ATGAAAAGGCTGCAAATTTTACTAATTACTTACTTTCTTTCTCAGGTGCTTTCTGCCCAGGAAAACAAACTCACAGGACAAATTTTAAATGAAGAAAACCAAAGCCCGGTAACCGGAGCTTATGTAGTGGCAAAAGATTATCTGCTTGTTGCCTACACCGATGAGAATGGGAACTTCGAACTGAGTACCAAACGCGTTTCCAGCGATAGTTTTACGCTCAATATTTCCCATATCAGCTTTCAGAAAAAACAGCTTATTGTTTCTAAGCAAAAAACAAATTTGACAATCAGTTTATCCCCCAAAACCATTTTATCTGAAGAAGTGATTGTATCGTCCACACGTGCCAATCGCAATATTTCCACTACTGCTGAAACCATTGAAAAGGAAGATTTTGAGGAGCGTAATCTGGGGCAGGACATCCCTGTCTTGCTTGAGTTGAGTCCGAGTGTAGTGAGCACTTCAGATGCCGGAGCTGGCGTGGGATATACCGGTCTTAGAATTCGCGGATCAGATCAAACCCGGGTAAATGTCACCATCAATGGTATTCCCTACAATGATCCCGAATCGCAGGGGGTGTTTTGGGTCAATCTTCCCGATTTTGCTTCTTCTGTAGAAAACATACAGGTACAACGTGGTGTGGGCACAAGCACTAATGGTGCTGGGGCATTTGGTGGTTCCATCAATATCCAAACCTCAGAATTGCAAAAAGAAAAACCTTATGGGGAATTGGCAGGCTCCTACGGCAGCTTTAATACCTGGAAAACAACTGCTAAACTCGGTACCGGCTTGATCAAAGACAAATTTGCCTTTGAAGGACGTTTTTCAAAAATAAAATCTGATGGATTTGTGGACAGGGCCAGTTCCAACCTGACTTCCGGCTTTTTATCGGGCGGCTATTTCGGAGAAAAAACCATAATCAAAGCCAATATTTTCACCGGAAAGGAAATTACCTATCAAAGCTGGTGGGGTGTACCGGAAGATTCCCTTTCCACCAACAGGCAATACAATTATTACAATTACGACAATCAGGTAGACAATTATCAGCAAAATCACTACCAATTGCATATTTCACAGGAATTGCACGAAAAATTTCTCTTAAATGTAGCGCTGCATTATACGCGAGGCAAAGGGTATTTTGAAGAATACAAAGGGCCCGAATACAACAATGATGATGGTTTCAACTCTAAACAGCGATTTAGCAGCTATGGACTAGACAATGTTATCATTGGTAGTGATACAATAGAAAGAACATCATTAATTAGGAGAAGGCACTATAACAACCGCTTTTACGGCAGCACTTTCTCATTGATCTATGAGCCCAATAACAAATCAAACATTACACTTGGCGGAGCCTGGAACCAAAATGACGGGGATCATTACGGGGAAGTGATCTGGGCAGAATTTGCATCCAATGGTGAAAAAGGACATCGCTATTATGAAAATGCAGGAATAAAAACCGATTTCAATGTTTATGCGAAAGGGCATTATAGGATTTTAAGAGGGCTCTCCGCATTTGTTGATTTGCAATATCGGCATGTGGGCTATGCAACAGGAGGTATTAACCGAGACCTGAGCCCCATTTCAGAAGAGCGTATTTTCCACTTTTTCAATCCCAAAGCAGGAATCAGCTATGCAGTGAATGAACGCAACAGATTCAATGCCTCATTTGCCATTGCCAATCGAGAACCGGTACGCAGGGATATTGTAGATGCTCCTGCAAATAAAACACCCAAAGCAGAGCAATTGAGAAATTTAGAACTTGGTTATGAATTCAGCCTGAGCAAATGGCGCTTGTCATTGAATTACTACTGGATGGGCTATAAAGACCAACTTGTACTCACCGGAGATGTAAATGATGTGGGGGGCAGCATTCGCACAAATGTGGATGAGAGTTACAGAACAGGCATTGAACTACAAAGTAAACTCAAAATAATAGACCAACTGGAATGGGATTTTAACTTTACCTACAGTGCCAATAAAATCCGCTCCTTTGAAGAATATGTGCCTGTAGATTTTGGATACAGTGGTTTTGATACCATTCAGCACAAAAACACAGATATCTCATTCTCCCCTTCAATTATATCTGCTTCTCAATTCAGCTATATACCGGTTGAAGGCTTAAAAATTTCATTGATCAACAAATACGTAGGAAGGCAATATTTGGACAACAGCTCAAATATAGATCGCAGCATTGACCCTTATTTTTTGACACATGTGGGTCTGAATTACCATTGGAAAATCGGAAAATTTATAGAAAGTGTTGATTTTAACCTGTTGCTCAATAATATTTTCAATACCGAGTACGAGTCCAATGGCTATACCTTCAGCAGTATTGATGGACAAACAACAGAACGAGCTGATTATAATTACTACTACCCACAAGCCGGAATTAACTTGTTGGGGGGAATTAGGGTGAGGTTTTGA
- a CDS encoding adenylate kinase — translation MLNIILFGPPGSGKGTQAQTLVERYELIHISTGDLLRQEIKAETPLGLEAKSFMDKGLLVPDEVVIGMISSKLENNLDAKGFIFDGFPRTVAQAEALDRLLSFKETQIDQLLFLEVDEEELVKRLLKRGEDSGRADDRDEKVIRNRISVYKKETLQVANYYKEQGKLTYVEGVGSISQISNLLIHHIDKLR, via the coding sequence ATGTTAAACATTATTCTTTTTGGCCCTCCGGGAAGTGGAAAGGGAACCCAGGCACAAACTCTTGTAGAGCGTTATGAACTGATTCACATTTCTACAGGCGACCTTCTCCGGCAAGAAATTAAAGCCGAAACACCGCTTGGACTCGAGGCCAAAAGCTTTATGGACAAAGGACTTTTAGTGCCCGATGAAGTAGTTATTGGAATGATCAGTTCTAAATTGGAAAACAACCTCGATGCCAAAGGCTTTATTTTTGATGGATTCCCGCGTACGGTAGCTCAGGCTGAAGCACTCGACAGGTTATTGTCTTTCAAAGAAACACAAATAGATCAATTGCTTTTTCTGGAAGTCGATGAAGAAGAGCTGGTAAAACGCTTGCTCAAAAGAGGTGAAGACTCGGGACGAGCTGATGACCGGGACGAGAAAGTGATCAGAAATCGAATTTCGGTTTATAAGAAAGAAACCCTTCAGGTGGCCAATTATTACAAAGAACAAGGTAAACTTACTTATGTAGAAGGTGTTGGTTCTATCAGTCAGATATCCAACCTTTTGATACACCACATAGATAAATTGCGCTAA
- a CDS encoding DMT family transporter, protein MKRFNSLEAHWQHFVLLVLISVIWGSSFILIKLALKAFTPVEVGTVRIFLSFVVLLPVLLFRPKTMQLLKKRFWPLLGVAIFGSGVPPFLFAIAQTKIDSSMAGMLNALVPIFTLLLGILFFGVKSTAKKIIGVLIGFAGSLGIILQGSSFSAFDSENLAYGLFVVLATICYGLGGNILKNYLSTYPAVQVTALVFIIIGPLSGLYLLSTDILHQVQHDNGALTALGYLFILSFMGTALALVMFNKLIQSTSALFASTVTYLIPGVAAFWGLLDGEMIGFMQIAGLLLIFLGIYLTGRTGKKKVE, encoded by the coding sequence ATGAAGAGATTTAATTCACTTGAAGCACATTGGCAGCATTTTGTACTCCTTGTACTGATATCGGTAATCTGGGGCAGTTCTTTTATTCTGATCAAACTGGCACTGAAAGCATTCACCCCCGTTGAGGTTGGTACCGTGAGGATTTTTCTGTCATTTGTGGTGCTCTTGCCCGTTTTGCTGTTCAGGCCCAAAACCATGCAATTGTTAAAAAAGCGCTTTTGGCCCTTATTGGGTGTAGCGATATTTGGCAGCGGTGTACCGCCTTTTCTTTTTGCCATTGCACAAACCAAAATAGACAGCTCCATGGCCGGAATGCTGAATGCACTGGTGCCTATTTTTACTCTTTTACTGGGGATTTTATTCTTTGGTGTAAAAAGTACTGCAAAGAAAATCATTGGTGTACTTATTGGTTTTGCAGGTTCATTGGGGATTATTTTGCAGGGCAGTTCATTTTCTGCTTTTGATTCTGAAAATTTGGCTTACGGGCTTTTTGTAGTGCTTGCTACGATTTGTTATGGTCTGGGTGGAAATATCCTGAAAAATTATTTATCGACCTATCCGGCTGTGCAGGTTACAGCACTGGTATTTATTATTATTGGCCCTTTGAGTGGCTTGTATTTACTCAGTACGGATATATTGCATCAGGTGCAGCACGACAACGGTGCATTGACAGCACTGGGCTATCTTTTTATACTTTCATTTATGGGTACGGCATTGGCACTGGTGATGTTCAATAAATTGATTCAAAGTACAAGTGCTTTGTTTGCATCCACCGTTACTTATTTGATTCCGGGCGTAGCTGCATTCTGGGGTTTGCTGGATGGTGAGATGATCGGTTTTATGCAAATAGCAGGGCTGCTGCTGATTTTCCTTGGCATTTATTTGACGGGAAGGACGGGGAAGAAGAAAGTTGAATGA
- the pnuC gene encoding nicotinamide riboside transporter PnuC gives MKNLLQANKNLILEIIAVLSGAAYTILISYGSLWCWLFAIISSIAFIYLCFSKRLLAETGLHTFYLAMGFYGFYSWDTAEGGFAPISLGWEYNFIIIIAAGGLSIISGHLLKRHSKAALPYLDAFTTIFSIIATFMMVGMVLENWIYWIVIDALSIYLYSKRGLYLSALLYLAYIGLAINGLINWL, from the coding sequence TTGAAAAACCTTTTACAAGCCAACAAAAACCTAATCCTCGAAATTATTGCCGTACTCAGTGGTGCGGCTTATACCATCTTGATCAGCTACGGTAGTCTTTGGTGCTGGTTGTTTGCCATTATCAGTTCTATTGCATTTATTTATCTCTGCTTTAGCAAAAGATTACTGGCCGAAACCGGTCTGCACACTTTTTATCTGGCTATGGGGTTTTACGGGTTCTATTCATGGGATACTGCCGAAGGTGGCTTTGCTCCAATTAGTCTGGGCTGGGAATATAATTTCATAATTATTATCGCTGCCGGAGGACTTTCCATTATAAGTGGTCATCTTCTAAAAAGACATTCAAAGGCTGCACTACCCTATTTAGATGCATTCACTACCATTTTCAGTATAATTGCTACTTTTATGATGGTCGGAATGGTGCTGGAAAACTGGATTTACTGGATTGTAATAGATGCTTTATCTATTTATCTATACAGCAAAAGGGGGCTTTATCTTTCAGCACTTTTATACCTGGCGTATATTGGTTTGGCTATTAACGGACTGATCAACTGGCTATGA
- a CDS encoding LysM peptidoglycan-binding domain-containing protein codes for MKIGQINFFIITLLLFLPLLITAQNRGIQLKKTSIEDYIKEYAPLCQQEMKRTGIPASIKLAQGILESNYGNSKLAQEAKNHFGIKCHSGWTGKGYYMDDDAKDECFRVYKDPHESYMDHSNFLMTRSRYAFLFEVDSKDYQSWAKGLKRAGYATNPQYANLLIRVIEERKLYRFDKMEDEQSTEKTKEELLADLNNKIYVFNGIKTVVSQPGETAELIAEKYQLTLRQLLKYNDFESGDEVRTGSKVYLQPKKRRGQQKYHTVKEGETMASISQTEGIKLRSLYKKNRMDPGEEPMTGERLCLKRKCKDKPRLKTEDQIRREYEERLERKIKEIKDAAKKKKTEELKAEQREKAAELEALQEEEAETKDTLASERKASVEEIAMVIEVDKPDEEREEKSVDADQVATDTRENYQSRPIYHIVEPKQTLYAISRLYTVQIDELLSWNQLSNPILEIDQELIVGFENVPFSGSTGRAAVSSEKIKADLKPNSLYPLYHKVLKGETLYRIAVNNNITVGQLLEWNTGVETNNLSIGDMLIIGFDRKEEQSESENSEGRETDEVIHTLQAGETLYSLSKKYNVTVDELILWNKNININDMRIGDKIIVGKTPESPVEEEVEETKKSIYHTVAKGETLYAISKKYDVSVQQLIEWNKFKSNELSVGQKIIVGYE; via the coding sequence ATGAAAATTGGCCAAATAAATTTCTTCATTATCACCTTGTTATTATTCCTTCCTCTTTTAATAACAGCACAAAACAGAGGCATTCAATTAAAAAAGACCAGCATTGAAGACTACATTAAAGAGTATGCCCCTTTGTGTCAGCAGGAAATGAAAAGAACTGGAATTCCGGCAAGTATCAAATTGGCACAGGGAATATTGGAGTCCAATTATGGCAATAGTAAATTGGCACAGGAAGCCAAAAACCATTTTGGGATAAAATGCCATTCGGGCTGGACAGGCAAGGGTTATTATATGGATGATGATGCCAAAGATGAATGCTTTAGGGTTTATAAAGATCCCCATGAATCATACATGGACCACTCCAATTTTTTGATGACACGGTCGCGTTATGCTTTTCTATTTGAAGTGGATTCTAAAGATTACCAGAGTTGGGCAAAAGGATTAAAAAGAGCCGGATACGCCACCAACCCACAATATGCCAACTTGTTAATCAGGGTTATTGAAGAACGCAAATTGTACCGATTTGATAAAATGGAAGACGAGCAATCTACTGAAAAGACCAAGGAAGAGCTCCTGGCTGATTTGAACAACAAAATCTATGTTTTCAATGGCATAAAAACAGTTGTAAGCCAGCCTGGCGAAACGGCTGAATTGATTGCTGAAAAATACCAGTTGACCCTCAGGCAATTGCTCAAGTACAATGATTTTGAATCGGGAGATGAAGTGAGAACTGGTAGCAAAGTCTATTTGCAACCTAAAAAGAGAAGAGGACAGCAAAAATACCATACTGTAAAGGAGGGCGAAACAATGGCCAGTATTTCTCAGACAGAGGGCATAAAATTGCGCTCGCTTTATAAGAAAAACAGAATGGACCCCGGAGAAGAGCCCATGACAGGTGAGCGCCTCTGCCTTAAAAGAAAATGTAAGGATAAGCCCAGGCTGAAAACTGAAGATCAGATCAGGAGGGAATACGAAGAAAGATTGGAGCGAAAAATAAAGGAAATCAAAGATGCTGCTAAGAAAAAGAAAACCGAAGAACTTAAAGCCGAGCAAAGAGAAAAAGCCGCTGAATTAGAAGCCCTTCAGGAAGAAGAAGCTGAAACAAAAGACACACTTGCCTCTGAACGTAAAGCATCAGTTGAGGAAATTGCTATGGTTATTGAAGTGGATAAGCCGGATGAAGAAAGAGAAGAAAAGTCCGTGGATGCTGATCAAGTGGCTACAGATACAAGGGAAAATTATCAGTCAAGACCGATTTACCACATTGTAGAACCCAAGCAAACCCTTTATGCCATAAGCAGATTGTACACTGTTCAAATAGATGAACTCCTGAGCTGGAATCAATTGTCTAATCCCATATTGGAAATAGACCAGGAACTGATCGTAGGCTTTGAAAATGTTCCTTTTAGCGGAAGTACAGGACGAGCAGCTGTTTCAAGTGAAAAAATAAAGGCTGATTTAAAGCCCAACTCGCTTTATCCATTGTATCACAAGGTTTTGAAAGGAGAAACGCTTTACCGCATTGCGGTAAATAACAATATTACCGTTGGTCAATTGCTCGAATGGAATACCGGTGTTGAAACCAATAATTTGTCAATCGGAGATATGTTGATTATAGGTTTTGACAGAAAGGAAGAACAAAGTGAAAGCGAAAATTCAGAGGGAAGAGAGACGGATGAAGTTATTCATACATTGCAAGCAGGAGAAACGCTTTACAGCTTGTCCAAAAAATACAATGTAACAGTAGATGAATTGATTTTATGGAATAAAAACATCAATATCAATGACATGAGAATAGGAGACAAAATTATAGTTGGAAAGACACCAGAATCTCCTGTTGAGGAAGAAGTGGAAGAAACTAAAAAAAGCATTTATCACACAGTTGCTAAAGGTGAAACCCTCTACGCAATTTCAAAAAAATACGATGTTTCCGTTCAGCAGCTAATAGAATGGAATAAATTCAAGAGCAATGAACTGTCGGTCGGTCAGAAAATTATTGTAGGATACGAATAA
- a CDS encoding ATP-binding protein — MKKIAVVGPESTGKSTLSKMLADELEGLWIPEYARIYLEANGLDYKKADVENIAKHQYELEKSAEEVAQNQWIVCDTNLLVIKVWMQYKYNDYPKWIDQKLKQETLYILSKPDMPWVSDPLRENPHNRDELYEIYFDLLKKSGAQFTEVEGNEKQRLTNSLKWLSQFQ; from the coding sequence ATGAAAAAAATTGCAGTAGTAGGACCGGAATCAACCGGCAAAAGCACATTGAGCAAAATGCTTGCAGATGAACTGGAAGGACTTTGGATACCAGAATATGCCCGAATCTATCTCGAAGCAAATGGGCTTGACTATAAGAAAGCAGATGTTGAAAATATTGCAAAACATCAATATGAGCTGGAAAAAAGTGCTGAAGAAGTAGCCCAAAATCAGTGGATAGTCTGTGATACCAACCTACTGGTGATTAAAGTCTGGATGCAGTACAAGTACAATGATTATCCCAAATGGATAGATCAAAAATTAAAACAGGAAACTTTGTACATCCTCAGCAAGCCAGATATGCCTTGGGTGTCAGATCCTTTGCGCGAAAATCCACACAACCGGGATGAGCTGTACGAAATTTACTTTGATTTATTAAAAAAGTCAGGTGCGCAATTTACTGAAGTTGAAGGTAACGAAAAGCAGCGTTTAACAAACAGTCTAAAATGGCTGAGCCAGTTTCAATAG